The following are encoded together in the Lactuca sativa cultivar Salinas chromosome 1, Lsat_Salinas_v11, whole genome shotgun sequence genome:
- the LOC128128135 gene encoding uncharacterized protein LOC128128135, with protein sequence MGYTETLTTITKFKKSCLPPQWNVLFTLLFKGLFERSVGSDGASKSFMTVLYGLYHGIDLDYGNIIWQQLVQSLVFSSRHSKISCGRYWFIITKWEMDCLHVPIMAYSLPSSIATFHTTKTIITDPTKYSFIGPVPETMLACVSAVSNVLQQYRKISSLGPRELTPAMVRSIEEADKPAKRGKKTDTQKETRVSKPTKGQTPKKRKSDKAAPSKSQPKKQKKPARKLILQSSKSKSESSDDEASGRGDTPPRSPTPKIPVRSQPPSPPPVTIPVSILPIFPIPTTQPSTTIPIPTPIFTDTTTTTTTTGAHSTAPTPPVTTEPPVTTEPPTTSKPLSPTPSTDTSPVLGGEDLEFDSTYFSPYRVKNDEDDDEPVTKRYLKAVNDTLEQLLSSSSFGAYSDAALKAL encoded by the exons atggggtatactgaaaccctCACCACCATTactaagttcaagaagtcctgccttcctcctcaatggaatgtcCTTTTCACTCTGCTATTTAAAGGGCTCTTTGAGCGAAGCGTCGGCTCAGATGGGGCGAGCAAGTCTTTTATGACTGTGCTATATGGACTCTACCATGGGATAGATTTGGATTATGGAAACATTATTTGGCAACAACTGGTTCAAAGCTTGGTCTTTTCGTCCAGACACTCAAAAATCTCATGTGGGCGATATTGGTTTATAATCACTAAGTGGGAAATGGATTGTCTTCATGTTCCAATCATGGCGTATTCTCTTCCCTCCTCCATCGCCACTTTTCACACAACCAAGACAATCATCACAGATCCCACCAAGTACTCCTTCATTGGACCCGTTCCTGAAACCATGCTTGCTTGTGTCTCTGCAGTGAGCAATGTTCTGCAACAATATCGAAAGATTTCGTCTTTGGGTCCAAGGGAGCTAACGCCAGccatggttcgctccattgaAGAAGCTGACAAGCCAGCGAAAAGGGGAAAGAAAACTGACACCCAGAAAGAGACCCGTGTTTCCAAACCAACCAAGGGGCAAACCCCTAAGAAGCGAAAGTCTGACAAGGCTGCTCCATCCAAATctcaaccgaagaagcagaagaagcctgCTAGGAAGCTTATACTCCAATCTTCTA AATCCAAGAGTGAAAGCTCTGATGATGAGGCTTCGGGTCGAGGTGATACTCCGCCTCGCTCCCCTACCCCAAAAATTCCAGTTCGCTCCCAGCCTCCTTCTCCTCCACCTGTTACCATCCCAGTATCCATCCTTCCAATATTTCCTATCCCAACCACTCAACCATCCACCACTATTCCCATCCCTACTCCTATATTCACAGACACTACTACCACCACTACTACCACAGGGGCTCATTCTACAGCTCCCACTCCACCCGTTACAACcgaaccaccagtaacaaccgaacctccaaccACTAGCAAACCCTTATCTCCTACTCCATCTACAGACACCAGCCCAGTtctaggcggtgaggacttggaatttgattccacttaTTTTAGTCCTTACCGTGTAaaaaatgatgaagatgatgatgagcctGTTACCAAGCGTTATCTCAAAGCAGTAAACGACACACTCGAACAActgctttcctcctcttcctTTGGGGCTTACTCTGACGCTGCTTTAAaggctttgtga